DNA from Chloroflexota bacterium:
ACCGGTGAACGACTCGGCGACGGCCAGTGATAGACCCTTATCGAGAAGCAGTTTGCCCACCACAGTTTCCTGCGTATCGTCGTCCACCCCCCAGATGATGTCACCCAGAATCGACCTGACATCGGCCTCACGCCTATCAACCATGTCGCGCGCTTCTTTTTCCTTTTCTGCCTTCGCCGCGATGCGGATATAGATACCGTCGAGCTTGGCGTAGGTCGCCAGCGTCGGATTCGGCGACGGCGTCAGGTCGGCCAGCATCTCGTCAACTTTGGCTTCAGACGTGCCAAACGTTTTAATCATCCGCGTCAGGATGACCGAGCCCGTTTTCTCCTGCAATCTGGACAGAACCTGATTTTCCCACATGTAGTGCATTTCTCCCGGAGGGCCGGGCATGGCCACGATTATCCTGCCCTCTTTTTCCACCCACCAGCCCGGGGCGGTGCCCTGCGGGTTGACCAGCGCCGTGGCCGAAGAAATAAGCGTTGCCTGTTTGATATTACTCTGCGGCATCTCTATCCCCCGCCGGGCAAAGAAATTAATCAGTTCCTGCTTTATCTTCGGGTCCACTTCCATCTTCTCGCCCAGGAGCGCGGCTATGGCGTCCCGCGTGAGGTCATCCTGTGTTGGCCCGAGGCCGCCGGTGGTGATAATGATATCCGCCCTGCCCCATGCCTGCTTGAGAACGCCCTGCAGCCGGGCCATATTATCGCCAACGGCCGAAGTGAAATATAAGTCAATGCCAAGCACGGATAACTGGTTGGCTAAATACGGGGTATTGGTATCAACGATTTCGCCGAGGAGCAGTTCGGTGCCGATGGAAATGATTTCCGCTTTCATCGAATTTCCCGCTTTATTTTTTCCCCAAAGATTGCACCCAATTATACCAGCAATACCCCGGAACGGCAAATAAATCCGGCTGATTGAAATAGCCTCCTCTTCATCGGTCGTCTTTGACACGGGGCAGGCAGTTTTGGTAACCTTGCTGATGGTGATTTGTCAGACAATTACCCGAGTTTTTTAAAGGAGGACTTTATCTTTGGGACTGAACGCAACCTATAACATGAAGAAGAAACTGGAAGCCGGCGAGAACGTCTTCGGACAGCTCGTCGGGCCGGGAGGTAACCCGGAGAAAACGGTCAAGGCGCTCAAAGACCTGGGCGACGGATTTGTGATGCTGGAGACGGAACACAGCCTTGTCAACAAAGAGACCGTCTGGGAATATATCCGTGTCTGCCACGAGATGGATATGCCGCTGTTAATGCGGACCGAGGATAAGGCCGCCTTCTTCAGGTGCTATCTGGATGCCGGCGTGAACGGTCTGATGCTCCCTCTGGTCAACACCATGGAGGAGGCAGCCCACGCCGTTGATATGTCCTACTTTCCACCCATTGGGCACCGGGGGACCGGCATCGGGCTGAGCCCGTATCAGGTTGATTCCCAGGACCTGACCAGGGTACCCTTCCGCTCTCTCATGGATTATATCAACAACAACACGATGCTGTTTCCCCAGACGGAGAGCCTGGAAAACATCCACAATTTGCACCATATTTTAAGCCTGGAAGGCGTCAACGGCACCATCGTCGGGCCTTTTGACCTGGCGATTGACATGGGAGGCATGGACCCGAAAGCCGTGGCAGCAGAAGTGGTAACCGCACCCGCCGTTGAAGAGAGGCTGAAGCAGATACTTCAAATCTGCCGGAAAGCAGGCAAGGTGGCCGGCATCGGCGGCTTCACTCCTGAGACTCTGGCCAGATGGGCGAAGGCAGGCTATAACCTGCTTCTCGTCGGTTCTGTCCTTGACGGCAATGTTGAAACGGTGCGCCCAGCGATTGAAAAAGCGCGCGAGCTTATAGGCTAAAGGTTTCAATGCAAAATTACACTGTAGTAAAACAACCAGAGCAGGAGGAATTCTAACATGGGCAGAAAAGTGAGAGTGGCCGTCACCCGCGACCTTTTTGACGCAGAAGGGAAGTCGGTTAGCCCCGGACCCGGGCCGTCAGTGCTGGACAAGATGCCGGACGTGGAGTGGGATAAGTTTCAGGAGTACCTGACAGAGGTTACCCCGGAGCAGGCCAGGGGGTTCGATATGGTGATTTCCTTCGCTCCCTACTGGACCAGGCCTACGCTGTCCGCATGCGAACAGCTTCTTTCCATCCACCGCGGCGGCGTCGGTTACGATATGGTGGATGTGCCTGCCTGCACCGACGCTGGAGTCGCCCTTTTCATCGTTCCGGCGGCAGTACGCCGGCCGGTGGCCACCGGTATCATGGCAATGATGCTTGCCCTGGCAACACGCCTCCGAATCAAGGATATAGTAACCCGAGAAGGGCGCTGGGATGACGGAAGGAAAAAGTACCCCGGTATCGGACTGGCGGGAAAGACGCTGGGCTCGATAGGCATCGGCAACATCGGCCATGACTTGTTCCGGCTCGCCAAGCCTTTCGGCATGAAACACATCGCCTACGACCCCTACATCACCCAGGATGCCGTCAAAGACGTCGATGTGCAGCTTGTCGACATGGATACCGTGCTGTCCCAGTCCGACTTCGTGAACGTAAGTTGTCCACTGAGCGAGAAGACCCGTCATCTAATCGGTGAAAAGGAGTTAAAGAAGATGAAACCGACCGCCTACATCATCAACACTTCACGCGGTCCGGTCATCGACGAGGCAGCACTGATAAAGGCACTGAAGGAAAACTGGATTCAGGGTGCCGGCATAGACGTCTACGAGCAGGAGCCCGCCCCGGCGGACAATCCTCTGTTCAAGCTGGAAAACGCTATCCTGACCCCGCATTCCATCGCCATGACCGACGAGTTTTATATCACGATGTGGGAACTGATTGCCAAACAGATACGCCAGATGATTGATGGTGAAAAGCCAGAGAAACTGGTCAATCCGGAAGTCTGGGACAGGCCTGAGTTTCAAAATAAACTGAAAAAATTCCACCAGGAAATGAAATAAAGCGAGTTACCTTGAGCAAGGAGGCAGAAAATGAGTATGTTTGACCTCTCAGGAAGAGTCGCCATCGTTACCGGTGGCAACCAGGGAATCGGCCTTGCCATCTCCCGGGGCCTCGCTGGCGCCGGCGCGACCGTGGTTATCGCCAACCGACGTGCCGCCGAGGGACAGAAAGCAGCGGAATCACTGCAAAAAGACGGGTTCAATATTGTGGCCATCCCCACCGATGTGAGCCAGAAGGCCTCCATTGCCGCCATGGTGGAAAAAGTGATGAACCAGTTCGGGAAAATCGATATCCTGGTCAACAACGCCGCCGTGATGATACGGAAGCCGCTGGAGGACTTTGAGGAAAACGAGTGGGACACCATACTCAATACCAACCTCAGGGGCCTCTTCCTCTGCTGTCAGCTCGTGGGCAGGGAGATGATAAAGCGGAAAAAGGGCAAAATCATCAATCTCTCTTCCATCCTGTCGCAGATAGTACAGCCAGGGCGGGGGGTCTATGCCACAGGCAAAGCCGGCGTTTCCCAACTGACCCGCGCCCTTGCCCTCGAGTGGAGCAAGTACAATATCAACGTAAACGCCATTGGCCCCGGTCTGACCATTACGCCGATAAACGAGAAGTACTTCGGAGAAAATCCGGATGAACTGAAAAGAATCATAAACACGATACCGATAGGCCGGGAGGCTTACCCCGTGGACTATGCCGGCACAGCCGTGTTTCTGGCCTCGGACGCATCCGACTACGTTACCGGTCAAACGCTGCTGGTTGACGGCGGCATGACCATTGTCTAATTGGATTTAACTTCAGAGATTAAAAACAAAAAGGGGGGAGTGAAGAAATACTCCCCCTCTTCATTTCATATAACGACTAATCAAGCACCTGAGGGTTGACCGGGAATTTCGGCCTCTCCCACCTGACAAGATGCCTGGCCGTGGAGTGAGCCAAATATAATATCAATGTCAATGCTATCGGACCTGGCCCGACCATCACTCCCTTAAATAAAAAATACTACGAGGAAAACCCGGATAAATTGCAGCAGACGATACAGTCCATCCCCATGGGCCGGATGGGCGACACTTCGGACTACATGGGTGCGGCTGTCTTTCTCGCCTCGGAGGCCTCCAATTTTGTCACCGGTCAGACATTGCTCGTCGAGGGTGGCTCCACTATATGGTAGATACCAGGTGATGTATAACTTCAAACCGTCCGGATTTAAGGAGGTGTTATGTATGGCTGATTATGAAGCATTAAAGAAAAAAGTTCAGGAGCTGGTCGGGAAAGCCTGGGATGTTGAGCCCATCAGGGCCTGGTTTAAGAAGCTCGATGAGGAAGGTATTCCCAGAAAGACTTTACTCCACAAGGAGATAATCGCCAATAAAGAGGAGGTCCTGGAACGCGTTCAGCGAAAGGGTGAGGAATGCGAATTCCTCTGCCACAACTGAGCCAAGGGCGCGGCTCTTCCCGTGATGGAGGAGTTCGGTCTGGGGAGTATGGAAATTATTCAAGCGCTGTCCCCGTTTCCCGGCTTTGGTAGTACCGGCAGAATCTGCGGTGCCGTGTCCGGAGGTCTGATTACCCTCGGTCTGTACTTTGGCAGCCCGGACATGACTAACTACGACAAAATCAGCGCCACTATGGATGCCGCCCGCAAGTTCCTGCCCCGCTTTGAAGAAGTGCTTGGCTCACTGCAATGTTCGGAAATACAAGAGGACGTGGTATTCGGCCGGTTTATGGACCCCCGGGCCAGCCAAGAAAACAGGCAGGCTTTTATAGACGCCAAAGGTTATGAAAAGTGTACGCTGCCCACAGGCATCGGTGCCAGGCTGGCCGCAGAAATCATTATCGAAAGCATGGAACAGGAGTAAGGGGCGCCGTATTGTCTATAACTGCTGAAGATATACTGACCCGTAAAGGCATAAAATCAACCGGAATACGCATCCAGTCGGCGTTTCAGTGCCCGGTATTGCTCCCATATCGCCTGCGGCATTCTGGCGCCGAACTTATTGAAGAATTCCTCAATCCCGGCGGTTTCCTGTGCCCATTCGTCTTTATTTATGTCAAATAGTTTTTCGAAACTATCCCGTGGAAAATCCAGGCCCTCAAGGGTAAAGTCATCATAATTTGGTATCAGGCCCAGAGGCGTTTCTTTGGCTGAGACACGACCTTTCACCCGGTCAATAATCCATTTCAGCACGCGTATATTCTCGCCAAACCCCGGCCAGATGAAATTGCCACCTTCGTCAACCCGGAACCAGTTCGCCGAATAAATCTTTGGTGCCTGCGCTGCTCTCTTCCCGGTATCAATCCAATGTTGAAAATAATCGCCCATGTTATAGCCACAGAAAGGAAGCATCGCCATCGGGTCTCTTCTCAAGACGCCCACCTGCTGTGCCGCCGCCGCCGTTGTCTCGGACCCGTTCCTGGTTCCCATGAATACGCCGTGAACCCAGTCGAAAGATTCCACTATCAAAGGTATCGTCCTTGTCCTTCGGCCACCGATTATTATGGCCGAAATCGGGACTCCCTTCGGGTTGTCGAATTCAGGAGAAAGCCTTGGTGTGTTATATATTGAGGTGGTGAACCTCGCGTTGGGGTGAGCAACTTTCTTGTCTGAAGATGCGTCCCATGGATTTCCCTGCCAGTCCAGCACATTTCTCGGAACGGCGCTGTCCAGACCTTCCCACCAGGGCTCGTTGGTGTCAACATTCAATCCGGTATTGGTAAACAGGGTGGGATAGAATTTGTTATTTTTCAATGTTTTCAACATATTGGGATTCGTTTTCATCGAAGTTCCCGGAGCAACACCGAAATACCCTTTTTCCGGATTCACCGCATAGAAGCGACCATCGGGACCGACGTTTATCCAGGCGATATCATCGCCCAGCGTCCAGATTTTGTAGCCAGGCAGGGTGGGTTGAAGCATGGCCAGATTTGTTTTTCCGCAATAAGAGGGAAAGGCGCCCAGAATATATGTTATCTCACCATCAGGGTCTTCGACACCCATAATAACCATATGCTCCGCAAGCCAGCCCTCATTCAGCCCCAGCCAGGAAGCGATTCTCAGGGAGAGGCATTTCTTCCCCAGCAAGGCGTTCCCGCCATAACCGGAACCTATGCTCCAGACCAGATTATCCTGC
Protein-coding regions in this window:
- a CDS encoding phosphoenolpyruvate carboxykinase (GTP), giving the protein SYVAISMRIMTILGKRVLDKIGDSEDFVKGIHSVRDFDPNKRYIMHFPQDNLVWSIGSGYGGNALLGKKCLSLRIASWLGLNEGWLAEHMVIMGVEDPDGEITYILGAFPSYCGKTNLAMLQPTLPGYKIWTLGDDIAWINVGPDGRFYAVNPEKGYFGVAPGTSMKTNPNMLKTLKNNKFYPTLFTNTGLNVDTNEPWWEGLDSAVPRNVLDWQGNPWDASSDKKVAHPNARFTTSIYNTPRLSPEFDNPKGVPISAIIIGGRRTRTIPLIVESFDWVHGVFMGTRNGSETTAAAAQQVGVLRRDPMAMLPFCGYNMGDYFQHWIDTGKRAAQAPKIYSANWFRVDEGGNFIWPGFGENIRVLKWIIDRVKGRVSAKETPLGLIPNYDDFTLEGLDFPRDSFEKLFDINKDEWAQETAGIEEFFNKFGARMPQAIWEQYRALKRRLDAYSG
- a CDS encoding dehydrogenase, whose product is MGRKVRVAVTRDLFDAEGKSVSPGPGPSVLDKMPDVEWDKFQEYLTEVTPEQARGFDMVISFAPYWTRPTLSACEQLLSIHRGGVGYDMVDVPACTDAGVALFIVPAAVRRPVATGIMAMMLALATRLRIKDIVTREGRWDDGRKKYPGIGLAGKTLGSIGIGNIGHDLFRLAKPFGMKHIAYDPYITQDAVKDVDVQLVDMDTVLSQSDFVNVSCPLSEKTRHLIGEKELKKMKPTAYIINTSRGPVIDEAALIKALKENWIQGAGIDVYEQEPAPADNPLFKLENAILTPHSIAMTDEFYITMWELIAKQIRQMIDGEKPEKLVNPEVWDRPEFQNKLKKFHQEMK
- a CDS encoding glucose 1-dehydrogenase, which translates into the protein MSMFDLSGRVAIVTGGNQGIGLAISRGLAGAGATVVIANRRAAEGQKAAESLQKDGFNIVAIPTDVSQKASIAAMVEKVMNQFGKIDILVNNAAVMIRKPLEDFEENEWDTILNTNLRGLFLCCQLVGREMIKRKKGKIINLSSILSQIVQPGRGVYATGKAGVSQLTRALALEWSKYNINVNAIGPGLTITPINEKYFGENPDELKRIINTIPIGREAYPVDYAGTAVFLASDASDYVTGQTLLVDGGMTIV
- a CDS encoding SDR family oxidoreductase — protein: MNVNAIGPGPTITPLNKKYYEENPDKLQQTIQSIPMGRMGDTSDYMGAAVFLASEASNFVTGQTLLVEGGSTIW
- a CDS encoding competence/damage-inducible protein A, producing the protein MKAEIISIGTELLLGEIVDTNTPYLANQLSVLGIDLYFTSAVGDNMARLQGVLKQAWGRADIIITTGGLGPTQDDLTRDAIAALLGEKMEVDPKIKQELINFFARRGIEMPQSNIKQATLISSATALVNPQGTAPGWWVEKEGRIIVAMPGPPGEMHYMWENQVLSRLQEKTGSVILTRMIKTFGTSEAKVDEMLADLTPSPNPTLATYAKLDGIYIRIAAKAEKEKEARDMVDRREADVRSILGDIIWGVDDDTQETVVGKLLLDKGLSLAVAESFTGGFLAHTLGTAAGNERYFKGGLVAASNEVKVAMGLDPKLADGEDKAEMAKAMAVLARQKLDATVGIGIEGESGVEPESGMVPGTVFIAIDSEKADLHTVQNYSGRLYQMKRRAAYYALFDLMKLLGAR
- a CDS encoding C-GCAxxG-C-C family protein, with product MEIIQALSPFPGFGSTGRICGAVSGGLITLGLYFGSPDMTNYDKISATMDAARKFLPRFEEVLGSLQCSEIQEDVVFGRFMDPRASQENRQAFIDAKGYEKCTLPTGIGARLAAEIIIESMEQE